GACGACGCCCTGCCGGGTCTGGTCGAGGGCCTCGCCGACACCGGAGCCGTACGGCCGGGTCAGCTGATCGTCCACACCTCCGGGCGGTACGGCGTACGGGTCCTCGACCCCGCCCGCCGGGCCGGCGCCCTGCCGCTCGCCCTGCACCCCGCCATGACCTTCACCGGCACCCCCGTGGACGTCCAGCGGCTGGCCGGCTGCTCCTTCGGGGTGACCGCGCCCGAGGAGCTGCGGCTCGCGGCCGAGGCCCTGGTCATCGAGATGGGCGGCGAGCCCGAGTGGATCGCCGAGGACGCCCGCCCGCTCTACCACGCGGCCCTGGCGCTCGGCGCGAACCACCTGGTCACCCTGGTGGCCCAGTCGATGGAGCTGCTCCGCAAGGCCGGTGTCGCCGCGCCCGACCGCATGCTGGGCCCCCTCCTCGGCGCGTCCCTGGACAACGCCCTGCGGTCCGGGGACGCGGCCCTGACCGGCCCCGTCGCGCGCGGTGACGCCGGCACGGTCGCCGCCCACGTCGCCGAGCTGCGCAAGCACGCGCCGGGCACCGTCGCCGGCTACCTGGCGATGGCCCGCACGACGGCCGACCGGGCGCTCGCGCACGGCCTGCTCAAGCCGGAGCTGGCCGAGGACCTGCTGGGCGTGCTCGCCGCCGACACCGCCACTCCCGCCGACGGAGCCGCCGACGGGCCGCAAGGAGACGACCGATGACCCTGTCCGCCCGCCACCAGCCGGCCGGGCTGATGCCCACGGTCGAGGACCTCCGGGACGCCGCCGCCCGCCACGGCCTGCCCGGCCGCAACGCCGTCGTCATGACCATGGGCGCCCTCCACGACGGCCACGCCACCCTGATCCGTACCGCCCGCGAGCGCGTCGGCGCGCAGGGCTTCGTCGTCGTCACGGTCTTCGTCAATCCGCTCCAGTTCGGCGCGGGCGAGGACCTCGACCGCTACCCCCGCACCCTCGAAGCCGACCTGGAGCTGGCCTTCGACGCCGGTGCGAGCGTCGTCTTC
The sequence above is a segment of the Streptomyces sp. NBC_01255 genome. Coding sequences within it:
- a CDS encoding Rossmann-like and DUF2520 domain-containing protein encodes the protein MNAPAAPEPRGPEPRASEPRPEDRPARLTVGVVGAGRVGPALAASLRLAGHRPVAVSAVSDRSRRRAAELLPDVPVVEPARVLALSDLVLLTVPDDALPGLVEGLADTGAVRPGQLIVHTSGRYGVRVLDPARRAGALPLALHPAMTFTGTPVDVQRLAGCSFGVTAPEELRLAAEALVIEMGGEPEWIAEDARPLYHAALALGANHLVTLVAQSMELLRKAGVAAPDRMLGPLLGASLDNALRSGDAALTGPVARGDAGTVAAHVAELRKHAPGTVAGYLAMARTTADRALAHGLLKPELAEDLLGVLAADTATPADGAADGPQGDDR